A genomic window from Cloacibacillus evryensis DSM 19522 includes:
- a CDS encoding MFS transporter translates to MISSGLRTGIQSKNKKITLLALGFFFMFGYSNVSYLLPVYYAGVGFTAAQSGLLVSSFYFATLIFRLLLGNLLVKSGFKRFLAIGGVASVAGSVWIVFAGDSFFSAFAARFLLGAGTAFTQIAVATYQSLAFAEKERGFAFSLIMAGGLAPMMTAVPLADWILSRGYLTAYIFIPLALTVAAAVVTVFMLDTDDVSLDASQAAANPFKGMGDCLKDPRILLALFSMFLFSLADAASAFMAPMTASYGLMASYFLSSNAVVGVLVRLLFGKVLDRYPRRRLSASIIAGMALMLLLASVSPSRCSLMILGLVFGVGMGFGFPLHLAIVSDNAPQRLQPQAIALTWFLVALDFALVPLITSYISGLTTPVTGFRAVVIFVLLGAVYEEYKWRRLA, encoded by the coding sequence ATGATCTCATCCGGGCTAAGGACGGGGATACAGAGTAAAAATAAAAAAATAACGCTCCTGGCGCTGGGCTTTTTCTTCATGTTCGGCTATTCCAACGTCTCTTATCTGCTGCCGGTCTATTACGCCGGTGTGGGATTTACCGCCGCGCAGTCAGGACTGCTTGTCTCATCCTTTTATTTCGCCACGCTGATTTTCCGCCTTTTGCTGGGAAATTTGCTTGTCAAAAGCGGCTTTAAGAGGTTCCTGGCGATCGGCGGCGTCGCCTCCGTCGCCGGTTCCGTCTGGATCGTCTTCGCGGGGGATTCTTTTTTCAGCGCCTTTGCCGCGCGCTTCCTGCTCGGCGCGGGAACGGCTTTTACGCAGATCGCCGTCGCCACCTACCAGTCGCTGGCCTTTGCGGAAAAGGAGCGCGGTTTCGCCTTTTCCCTGATCATGGCGGGCGGGCTGGCTCCGATGATGACAGCCGTTCCGCTGGCGGACTGGATATTATCCCGCGGTTATCTTACCGCCTATATCTTTATCCCCCTCGCGCTGACAGTCGCGGCGGCGGTCGTGACTGTCTTTATGCTCGATACGGACGACGTCTCTCTTGACGCCTCGCAGGCGGCGGCGAATCCCTTCAAGGGTATGGGCGACTGCCTGAAGGACCCCAGGATCTTGCTGGCGCTCTTTTCCATGTTCCTCTTTTCGCTGGCCGACGCGGCGTCGGCCTTTATGGCCCCCATGACGGCAAGCTATGGCCTGATGGCCTCTTATTTTCTCTCCTCGAACGCCGTCGTGGGGGTCTTGGTGCGTCTTTTATTTGGCAAGGTGCTTGACAGATATCCGCGCAGAAGGCTCTCGGCGTCGATCATCGCCGGTATGGCGCTGATGCTGCTCTTAGCCTCGGTCAGCCCCAGCCGCTGCTCTTTGATGATATTGGGGCTCGTCTTCGGCGTCGGCATGGGCTTCGGCTTCCCGCTGCATCTGGCGATCGTATCGGACAACGCGCCGCAGAGGCTGCAGCCTCAAGCGATCGCCCTGACGTGGTTCCTGGTGGCGCTCGACTTCGCCCTCGTGCCCCTCATTACCTCGTATATCAGCGGCCTCACGACGCCCGTGACCGGTTTCCGCGCCGTCGTCATTTTCGTGCTGCTGGGGGCGGTATATGAGGAATACAAGTGGCGCAGGCTGGCGTAA
- the cas9 gene encoding type II CRISPR RNA-guided endonuclease Cas9 (Cas9, originally named Csn1, is the large, multifunctional signature protein of type II CRISPR/Cas systems. It is well known even to general audiences because its RNA-guided endonuclease activity has made it a popular tool for custom editing of eukaryotic genomes.) produces the protein MNASILEHYSLGLDIGITSVGWAVLNLTVGKIADLGVRLFDKAEEPKTGASLAAPRREARNMRRRLRRKRQRMSNIRSLIISCGILSQTDMDNLFNSPHQCTPWELRTEGLDRLLTCEEWSRILIHMAKHRGFKSNRTVAESDIKNSEDGRVLSGIKENSELLQAGNNGAGYRTVGELIQSDPKFSGHKRNKGGEYSHTILRKDIEKEIEALFEEQRKFGSTYASMELEKEYKDIFGRQLPFASDGAIEKLIGYCFLEPAEKRAPKASWTAERFILLSKIMNLRVRLDGKKVSLSGDERITIDNLAYKNTKVTYKQIRKALNWQDNLIFDSLPFTKKDKDPEDSVFIELKGWHTFRKCLSEKLGTDYWETISVNPDLLDDLAYTLTFKKTDEDIARYLEERNIDKKIIDAVLPLNFSGVVNLSAAAMGKLIPLMEKDGCRYDEACVKAGYLHYKPAEKERSLKLPVPDWKEIRNPVVIRAIAETRKVVNAVVRKYGPPESVQVELARDLSRSKEERDKIIKEQEENRSQKEKLAKEFQDKFDYAPNGRQLEKFRLWKEQNGFCLYTGQYLAPEDVFNGSDDSFAEIDHIIPYSISFDDSRINKVLATSGANRDKGNRLPYYYFGGDGEKWNEFTARVNANIQNRKKAARLKIKSLDESDISEMKERNLSDTRYITEYVAKWLEENLLFAEKKTENHVTRINGRATATLRWQWGINALKDRESSDLHHALDACVVAAATPGIIKKISDYSRNRELQKLKINAEGNKKRRCPEPWEHFRKEVEARLSENPAEKILEFGLASYSESELNDLKPIFVSRRPDRGATGAAHKDTIYSAKYLNDDPPKIVVKKALTSLKKSDLENIVGKERDRALYEALAKKLEEYEDNPEKAFKDVFRKPTSNGKPGPIVHSVKIFDSRVTGLPVNGGIAFNDGMVRIDLYQKNGKYFLIPYYISDIAKKIVKDKAIAQGKREDDWIAIDETYNFVFSLFKNDLVRIIDSKGREIFGYYNSCDRATGAIEIKKHDGSASWRGIGIRTAKLIEKYQADVLGSYYKIKKEKPPHGLA, from the coding sequence ATGAATGCTTCCATACTTGAACATTACTCACTCGGCCTAGATATTGGAATTACCTCCGTCGGTTGGGCTGTTCTCAATCTAACCGTGGGGAAAATAGCTGATCTTGGCGTCCGCCTATTTGACAAAGCGGAAGAACCAAAGACAGGAGCCTCCCTTGCCGCGCCGCGCAGAGAGGCAAGAAATATGCGCCGCAGGCTCAGACGAAAAAGGCAGCGCATGTCAAATATTCGTTCACTCATCATCTCCTGCGGCATCCTTTCACAGACGGATATGGACAATCTTTTCAATTCTCCGCATCAATGTACTCCCTGGGAGCTTAGAACCGAAGGGCTTGACCGCCTGCTCACATGTGAGGAATGGAGCCGCATCCTCATACACATGGCAAAACATAGAGGCTTTAAATCAAATAGGACTGTAGCTGAAAGCGACATAAAAAACAGCGAGGACGGCAGGGTCCTATCTGGAATAAAAGAAAACAGCGAACTGCTTCAAGCCGGCAATAATGGCGCCGGTTACAGGACAGTCGGAGAACTCATCCAAAGCGACCCCAAATTTTCCGGCCACAAGCGCAACAAAGGCGGAGAATACTCGCATACGATTCTCCGTAAGGATATAGAGAAAGAAATAGAGGCTCTCTTTGAAGAACAACGTAAATTTGGAAGTACCTACGCCTCTATGGAATTGGAGAAAGAATATAAGGATATTTTTGGAAGACAGCTCCCATTCGCGTCCGACGGCGCGATAGAAAAACTTATTGGATACTGCTTTCTTGAGCCTGCCGAAAAAAGAGCGCCAAAAGCATCGTGGACGGCGGAACGTTTCATCCTCCTAAGCAAAATTATGAATCTAAGAGTACGCTTAGACGGCAAAAAAGTTTCTCTGAGCGGAGATGAACGGATAACCATTGATAACCTTGCCTACAAGAATACAAAGGTCACATATAAACAGATACGAAAAGCTCTCAACTGGCAGGATAACTTAATTTTTGACAGCCTTCCGTTCACAAAAAAGGACAAGGACCCCGAAGATAGCGTTTTTATTGAGCTGAAGGGCTGGCACACATTCAGAAAATGCCTCTCGGAAAAATTAGGAACGGACTATTGGGAGACAATAAGCGTAAATCCGGATCTTCTTGATGATTTAGCCTACACTTTGACATTCAAAAAGACGGATGAGGATATTGCGAGGTATCTTGAGGAACGGAACATCGACAAAAAGATTATCGACGCGGTTCTTCCCCTCAATTTTTCCGGCGTCGTAAATCTGTCAGCCGCAGCGATGGGCAAGCTTATCCCGCTTATGGAAAAGGATGGCTGCCGCTATGACGAAGCCTGCGTCAAAGCCGGTTATCTCCACTATAAACCAGCGGAAAAAGAGCGCTCCCTAAAACTTCCCGTGCCGGATTGGAAGGAAATAAGGAATCCCGTCGTCATCCGCGCCATCGCAGAGACACGCAAAGTAGTAAACGCCGTCGTGCGAAAATACGGACCGCCAGAGTCAGTTCAGGTTGAGCTTGCACGAGACCTCTCTCGTTCGAAAGAAGAAAGAGATAAAATTATAAAAGAACAGGAAGAAAATAGATCTCAAAAGGAAAAGCTGGCAAAAGAGTTTCAGGACAAGTTTGATTACGCGCCCAACGGACGGCAACTTGAGAAATTTCGTCTTTGGAAGGAACAAAACGGTTTTTGTCTATATACCGGACAATATCTTGCACCTGAAGACGTTTTTAACGGCAGTGATGACAGCTTCGCGGAGATAGACCATATCATTCCGTACAGCATCTCTTTTGACGATAGCCGGATAAATAAAGTATTGGCAACTTCCGGCGCCAACAGAGATAAGGGAAACCGCCTTCCATATTATTACTTCGGTGGAGACGGTGAAAAATGGAACGAATTCACCGCTCGCGTTAATGCCAATATCCAAAACAGGAAAAAGGCCGCGCGCCTGAAGATAAAAAGCCTTGATGAGAGTGACATCTCTGAAATGAAAGAACGAAATTTGAGCGATACGAGATACATAACAGAATACGTCGCAAAATGGCTAGAGGAAAACCTGTTATTTGCCGAAAAAAAGACCGAAAATCATGTCACGAGAATCAACGGTCGGGCCACAGCAACGCTGCGCTGGCAGTGGGGAATCAATGCTCTGAAAGACCGCGAAAGCAGCGACCTTCACCATGCGCTTGACGCCTGCGTCGTCGCGGCGGCAACGCCAGGTATAATAAAAAAGATCTCCGATTATTCGCGTAACAGAGAGCTGCAAAAATTAAAGATCAACGCAGAGGGCAATAAAAAAAGACGCTGTCCCGAACCGTGGGAGCACTTCAGGAAAGAGGTCGAAGCACGCCTCTCCGAAAATCCGGCAGAAAAGATACTGGAATTCGGCCTTGCCAGCTACAGCGAGAGCGAACTGAACGATCTGAAACCTATCTTCGTTTCCCGCCGCCCTGACCGCGGGGCGACAGGGGCGGCCCACAAGGACACTATATACTCAGCGAAATACCTTAATGACGATCCACCCAAAATAGTCGTAAAAAAAGCGCTGACATCTCTAAAAAAAAGCGACCTCGAGAACATAGTAGGCAAAGAAAGAGACCGTGCTCTCTACGAGGCGCTTGCCAAAAAGCTCGAAGAATATGAAGATAATCCGGAAAAAGCGTTCAAAGACGTTTTTAGAAAACCGACCAGCAATGGAAAACCAGGCCCCATCGTACATTCTGTTAAAATTTTTGACTCGCGCGTTACCGGTCTGCCGGTAAACGGCGGTATCGCCTTCAACGACGGCATGGTCAGGATAGACCTCTATCAAAAAAACGGCAAATATTTTTTAATACCATATTATATCAGTGATATAGCAAAAAAAATTGTAAAGGACAAGGCAATAGCGCAGGGCAAAAGAGAAGACGACTGGATCGCTATAGACGAAACCTATAACTTCGTCTTCTCCCTATTTAAAAACGATCTCGTAAGAATAATCGACAGTAAAGGCAGGGAAATATTCGGATATTACAACAGTTGCGACAGAGCAACTGGAGCTATTGAAATAAAAAAGCATGACGGAAGCGCGTCGTGGCGTGGGATAGGAATCAGAACTGCGAAGCTGATTGAAAAATATCAGGCGGACGTCCTAGGAAGCTACTACAAGATAAAGAAAGAAAAGCCGCCGCATGGGTTGGCGTAA
- the cas1 gene encoding type II CRISPR-associated endonuclease Cas1, which produces MGWRNVIIGSPAKLSLRLNHLVIRQKEEVEIPLEDISVIIVENEQAVITSSLLNMLAEKDIPLFTCGKNHIPSGLLVSYQGHSRFLKVLKGQLGQTLPFRKNCWRLVVRQKINNQAACLEILGKKGVSELRAIAEDVRSGDKENRESTAARIYFDSYMPQTTRQEDNGVNAALNYGYSIMRGAVARSMTSYGFLCAIGIHHKNELNSFNLADDFMETLRPVVDLWTARNIEEGQIFTIKDRTALVSLLNSPITIDYARQSIIRAIDIMSGSFSTATSSCDPDRLKLPVLDLR; this is translated from the coding sequence ATGGGTTGGCGTAATGTGATAATCGGCAGCCCCGCTAAGCTTTCGCTTCGGCTGAACCACCTTGTCATCAGACAAAAAGAAGAGGTGGAAATCCCGCTGGAAGACATCTCGGTTATAATCGTCGAGAATGAACAGGCGGTCATCACCTCCAGTCTCCTCAATATGCTCGCGGAAAAGGATATACCGCTTTTTACGTGCGGCAAAAACCACATTCCCTCAGGCCTTTTAGTCTCATACCAGGGACACAGCCGTTTTCTGAAGGTATTGAAAGGACAGTTGGGACAAACCCTGCCATTCAGAAAGAATTGCTGGCGGCTTGTGGTTCGGCAAAAAATCAATAATCAGGCCGCCTGTCTTGAAATTCTCGGCAAAAAAGGTGTTAGTGAGCTTCGCGCCATCGCGGAAGATGTACGCAGCGGGGATAAGGAAAACAGAGAGAGCACTGCGGCAAGAATATACTTCGACAGCTATATGCCGCAGACCACCCGACAAGAGGACAATGGTGTAAATGCCGCGCTGAATTACGGATATTCAATCATGCGCGGCGCTGTGGCCAGATCCATGACATCATACGGGTTTTTGTGTGCTATCGGCATACATCATAAAAATGAACTGAACTCTTTTAATCTGGCAGACGATTTCATGGAAACGCTGCGTCCCGTGGTTGATCTCTGGACTGCACGAAATATTGAAGAAGGGCAAATTTTCACAATAAAAGACAGAACGGCGTTGGTATCTCTGCTGAATTCCCCGATAACGATCGACTATGCACGGCAAAGTATCATCAGGGCGATTGACATAATGTCCGGAAGCTTCAGTACAGCCACGTCGTCATGCGATCCAGATCGACTGAAACTGCCTGTACTGGATCTGCGTTAG
- the cas2 gene encoding CRISPR-associated endonuclease Cas2: MRILVFFDLPVVSKDERRIYTRFRKFLISDGYDMLQFSVYCRIVNGEDAVDKHLERLKKELPEKGSVRFLQITDRQYAAMKLLIGVRTKKEKFVDSRQTLLF; encoded by the coding sequence TTGAGAATTCTAGTATTCTTCGATCTTCCCGTCGTCTCCAAAGATGAACGGAGAATATATACGAGATTCAGAAAGTTCCTCATCTCCGACGGTTATGACATGCTTCAGTTTTCCGTCTATTGTAGGATAGTAAACGGGGAAGACGCGGTGGACAAGCATTTAGAACGACTGAAAAAAGAATTGCCCGAAAAGGGCTCCGTGCGATTTTTGCAGATAACGGACAGGCAATACGCTGCGATGAAACTACTCATCGGAGTGAGAACGAAAAAAGAAAAATTCGTAGATTCCCGCCAAACATTGCTCTTTTAA
- a CDS encoding IS1634 family transposase produces MIRKDSRVYKSGAVKTQVRVVEGYRPGPGCPPKQRTLKNFGYLEDQEDPVAFMAMVREYDENCKNEPVTRLEVPSTLKMYSLSNRVRNYGCRFLEALYNSLEIDGFIERYAAYSGYKGNIPLAEIFKFFVLTRILAPDSKRGSCQMKEEFYGLSCDFSLQDAYRALDVFGDMSQDLQLWLNNEVKRSIGRDMSYAFYDVTNFFFDIDFPDDEGGYRRRGVSKEHRVDPIIQMGLFLDEKGLPACMSLFPGNRSDCMTLKPVMAEVRGNYGLKRLVVVADKGLNTSKNIDMICNNGDGYVVSQVLRGKKGSRYHEAMFDDGGYIQNADGSYRYKLFTEEYTGKDNDGHSVERCRKVLIYWSRADAEMARRKRVEKLLRAENATKNNAYSIQHGCLEYTKEEIRDGHDGHIVKNVRKRLKLDEEKAEADSRFDGYFCIITSEMEYDASKIREVYGGLWRIEQSFRVMKSGLEARPVFVSTQKHILAHFTICFTALLIVRLLQLKMGEDAISAERIAAALGAANCQVLRGGIVHLLDVGGSMAFKKRIGRNGKQVDTLAFSCEDEIALDYAKIQKAFCVDFYDAYPKQEVFNRFLKGIK; encoded by the coding sequence ATGATCCGCAAGGACAGCAGAGTATATAAGAGCGGCGCAGTCAAAACTCAGGTTCGCGTGGTCGAGGGCTACAGACCTGGGCCAGGATGTCCTCCAAAGCAGCGTACTCTAAAGAATTTTGGCTATTTGGAGGATCAGGAGGATCCTGTGGCTTTTATGGCTATGGTTCGCGAGTATGACGAAAACTGCAAGAATGAGCCGGTGACACGGCTTGAGGTTCCTTCTACGCTTAAGATGTATTCACTGTCCAACCGCGTAAGGAATTATGGCTGCAGGTTCCTCGAGGCACTATATAACAGTCTTGAGATTGACGGCTTTATTGAACGGTATGCTGCATACTCTGGATATAAGGGCAATATTCCTTTGGCTGAGATATTTAAGTTTTTTGTGTTGACTCGCATTTTGGCTCCTGATTCCAAAAGGGGAAGCTGTCAGATGAAGGAGGAATTCTACGGCCTGTCATGCGATTTTTCTTTGCAGGACGCATACCGAGCTCTCGACGTGTTCGGAGATATGTCGCAGGATCTCCAACTTTGGCTGAATAATGAGGTGAAGCGCAGCATAGGGCGCGATATGTCTTATGCCTTTTATGATGTTACCAATTTCTTTTTCGATATAGATTTCCCTGACGATGAAGGAGGATACCGCAGGCGCGGGGTTTCTAAGGAACATAGGGTGGATCCTATAATCCAGATGGGGCTATTTCTTGATGAGAAGGGTCTGCCTGCATGTATGTCTTTGTTTCCGGGGAATAGGAGCGACTGTATGACGCTTAAGCCTGTGATGGCAGAGGTGCGCGGGAACTATGGTCTGAAGAGGCTTGTCGTTGTCGCAGATAAGGGATTGAACACTTCAAAGAATATCGACATGATCTGCAATAACGGCGACGGTTATGTCGTGTCTCAGGTGCTGCGCGGCAAGAAGGGCAGCCGCTACCATGAAGCGATGTTCGATGACGGCGGATATATACAGAATGCAGACGGCAGTTACCGTTACAAACTCTTTACAGAGGAGTACACAGGCAAGGACAACGACGGACACTCAGTTGAAAGATGCCGCAAGGTTCTTATTTACTGGAGTCGGGCAGATGCAGAAATGGCTCGCCGCAAGCGTGTGGAAAAATTGCTGCGTGCTGAGAACGCAACAAAAAATAACGCTTATTCTATTCAGCACGGATGCCTCGAATATACAAAAGAAGAGATTCGCGACGGTCACGACGGGCATATAGTAAAAAACGTCAGAAAGAGACTCAAACTGGACGAAGAAAAGGCCGAGGCAGATTCCCGTTTCGACGGTTATTTCTGCATCATCACAAGCGAGATGGAATATGATGCCTCAAAGATACGCGAGGTCTACGGCGGTCTTTGGCGCATCGAGCAGTCTTTTAGGGTAATGAAGTCAGGTCTCGAAGCAAGGCCAGTCTTTGTAAGCACGCAGAAGCATATCCTGGCTCATTTCACTATCTGTTTTACAGCTCTGCTGATAGTGAGGCTGCTGCAGCTAAAAATGGGGGAAGACGCCATCTCCGCCGAACGAATAGCGGCGGCACTTGGAGCGGCGAATTGCCAGGTCCTGCGCGGAGGCATTGTGCATCTTCTGGATGTAGGCGGCAGCATGGCGTTTAAAAAGCGTATAGGGCGCAATGGTAAACAGGTCGACACACTTGCTTTTTCCTGCGAAGACGAGATTGCGCTTGATTATGCCAAGATACAAAAGGCATTTTGCGTTGATTTCTACGATGCTTATCCAAAGCAGGAAGTCTTTAACAGATTTCTTAAGGGGATAAAATAG
- the aroE gene encoding shikimate dehydrogenase has protein sequence MEDVKMFNTTVKTKFFGLLGSPLGQSAAPFMHNSVYQKLGVDALYVPLELTMDQLEPVVANLENFHYAGSGVTMPFKTQVHKYLDGLADSARFTEVVNTIVFEDGKKIGHNTDGTGFVLSLQKQLGLVIPDHNYLILGAGGAGTAIACALAMEGAKDIKSLCIAKDYFCAETLFERVDRHFPFVCTIGEMTEKSIAAALEKYDVIIHATKVGMYPNVDEILFDPELLQPRHIVADVVYVPVETKLLREAAARGCRTLSGLWMNTYQAAEQMRLWLGIEPPLEYMYNHSLEYLRAQGKA, from the coding sequence ATGGAAGATGTCAAGATGTTCAATACCACGGTAAAGACAAAGTTCTTCGGGCTGCTCGGCAGCCCGCTGGGGCAGAGCGCGGCCCCCTTCATGCACAACAGCGTGTACCAGAAACTGGGGGTGGACGCGCTCTACGTACCGTTGGAGCTTACTATGGACCAGCTCGAGCCGGTCGTCGCGAACCTGGAAAATTTCCACTACGCCGGTTCCGGCGTAACGATGCCCTTCAAGACGCAGGTCCATAAATATCTTGACGGCCTCGCCGATTCGGCGCGTTTCACGGAGGTCGTCAACACGATAGTATTCGAGGACGGCAAAAAGATCGGGCACAATACCGACGGCACGGGTTTCGTCCTCTCGCTGCAAAAGCAGCTTGGACTGGTCATACCCGACCATAACTACCTCATCCTCGGTGCGGGCGGCGCGGGGACGGCGATCGCCTGCGCCCTCGCGATGGAGGGGGCAAAGGACATAAAGTCGCTTTGCATCGCGAAAGACTACTTCTGCGCGGAGACCCTCTTTGAGCGCGTAGACCGCCATTTCCCCTTTGTCTGCACCATCGGCGAGATGACTGAGAAGAGCATCGCGGCGGCGCTGGAGAAGTACGATGTGATAATCCACGCGACCAAAGTCGGCATGTATCCAAACGTCGACGAAATACTCTTCGACCCCGAGCTGCTTCAGCCGCGGCACATCGTGGCCGACGTCGTCTACGTGCCGGTGGAGACGAAACTTCTGCGCGAAGCCGCCGCGCGCGGCTGCCGGACGCTCTCCGGCCTCTGGATGAACACCTACCAGGCCGCGGAACAGATGCGCCTCTGGCTCGGCATCGAACCGCCGCTTGAGTATATGTACAACCACAGCCTCGAATACCTGCGGGCGCAGGGCAAGGCGTAA
- a CDS encoding TRAP transporter large permease encodes MLGYVFIVFAICLAVTVPVGITMGISAMVPHFLNPMFPAKIEFIVRQMVGGVDSTPFIAVPLFVLSGIIMARGGVSDKLFNMFSYFAGDKTGGLPCAVVVTCLFYGAISGSGPATVAAIGAMSIPLLVGLGYDKTFVTALVATAGGLGVIIPPSIPFILYGLSSGVSVGAMFIAGILPGLLIGFCLMAYAWYYCKKHGEDKEKLDAYCAELRKNGLWHIFSNSFWALMTPVIILGGIYGGVTTPTEAACVSVVYALIVCCFVYKTMTLKDVVDAFREAVVTYAPITFILAGAMAFGRVLTIMQAPQAIAMAITGLVSSKIGVLLVINLFLLGVGMVIDTSPAILILTPILLPLVKQIGVDPVHFGIIMVVNLAIGFVTPPMGVNLFVASSLTGISVVTIARKAVPFIIAFLFSLMLITFIPAISLALL; translated from the coding sequence ATGCTGGGTTACGTGTTTATCGTATTTGCGATCTGCCTCGCCGTAACGGTCCCCGTCGGCATCACGATGGGTATTTCGGCAATGGTGCCCCATTTCCTCAACCCGATGTTTCCCGCCAAAATAGAATTTATCGTCCGCCAGATGGTCGGCGGCGTCGACTCCACGCCCTTTATAGCCGTTCCGCTCTTCGTACTTTCAGGCATCATTATGGCCCGCGGCGGAGTCTCCGATAAACTTTTCAATATGTTCTCTTATTTCGCGGGAGACAAGACCGGCGGGCTGCCCTGCGCGGTGGTAGTGACCTGCCTCTTCTACGGAGCCATCTCCGGTTCCGGCCCCGCGACGGTCGCCGCCATCGGCGCGATGTCGATACCGCTTCTCGTCGGCCTCGGCTATGACAAGACCTTCGTCACCGCGCTCGTCGCCACCGCCGGCGGGCTGGGCGTCATCATACCTCCGAGTATCCCCTTCATCCTCTACGGCCTTTCGTCCGGCGTCTCGGTGGGCGCGATGTTCATCGCCGGCATCCTTCCGGGGCTGCTGATCGGTTTCTGCCTTATGGCCTATGCCTGGTATTACTGCAAAAAGCACGGAGAGGACAAGGAAAAGCTGGACGCCTACTGCGCCGAACTCCGTAAGAACGGCCTTTGGCACATCTTCTCAAACAGCTTTTGGGCCCTGATGACGCCGGTCATCATCCTCGGAGGCATCTACGGCGGCGTGACCACGCCCACGGAAGCGGCCTGTGTCTCTGTCGTATACGCGCTCATCGTCTGCTGCTTCGTCTATAAGACCATGACCCTCAAAGACGTCGTCGACGCCTTTCGGGAGGCCGTCGTCACCTACGCGCCGATCACCTTTATCCTCGCCGGCGCGATGGCCTTCGGGCGCGTGCTGACGATCATGCAGGCCCCCCAGGCGATAGCCATGGCCATCACCGGCCTCGTCAGCTCCAAGATCGGCGTGCTCCTCGTCATCAACCTCTTCCTGCTCGGCGTCGGCATGGTGATAGACACCTCGCCGGCAATACTCATTCTCACGCCTATCCTGCTACCGCTCGTGAAGCAGATAGGCGTCGACCCAGTGCATTTCGGTATCATCATGGTCGTCAACCTCGCGATCGGCTTCGTCACGCCGCCGATGGGCGTCAACCTTTTCGTCGCCAGCTCGCTGACCGGGATCTCAGTCGTGACGATAGCCAGAAAGGCCGTGCCCTTCATCATCGCCTTTCTGTTCTCGCTGATGCTGATAACCTTTATACCGGCCATCAGCCTCGCGCTGCTTTAG
- a CDS encoding TRAP transporter small permease has translation MLKWINDHLEEMLMTLLLFLITSIISYSVIMRYIFNDSPSWAEEITRFFFIWSAFLSIGLCIRRQSSIRIDILQTALSEKGRCLLLVFVNIFIIAVMLYWLKGAVNVTKTLVDNGQTSPALLVPMWLIYGSSTAGFSLAIIRSAQQVLINIAGLKACRMGGK, from the coding sequence ATGCTCAAGTGGATAAATGATCATTTGGAAGAGATGCTGATGACCCTGCTGCTCTTTCTCATAACCTCGATCATCTCTTACTCGGTCATAATGCGTTACATATTCAATGATTCGCCGTCATGGGCCGAAGAGATCACCAGGTTTTTCTTCATTTGGTCGGCGTTTTTAAGCATCGGCCTCTGTATCAGGCGCCAGAGCTCCATCCGTATCGACATCCTGCAGACGGCCCTTTCGGAAAAGGGGCGCTGTCTGCTGCTGGTCTTCGTAAATATTTTTATTATCGCCGTGATGCTTTACTGGCTCAAGGGAGCGGTCAACGTAACAAAGACCCTCGTGGACAACGGCCAGACCAGCCCGGCGCTGCTGGTCCCGATGTGGCTCATCTACGGCTCTTCGACCGCCGGCTTTTCGCTGGCCATCATCAGGAGCGCGCAGCAGGTCCTCATAAATATCGCCGGACTTAAAGCCTGCCGCATGGGAGGTAAATAG